A genomic segment from Anopheles maculipalpis chromosome X, idAnoMacuDA_375_x, whole genome shotgun sequence encodes:
- the LOC126564158 gene encoding general transcriptional corepressor trfA-like gives MSSGLGDDAHLPATRVLRPRTRASSVVSSQEERMTRKPTETSIECSLGEENMCISSEDEECLDDLNTTVVPRVIVERLQLPRDEKEPASSDTVAALLRQLKSRDEQVAVMQANLDRLSSQIAQLIGELSSTRKELELYRQGTQTVASMQSVEGSSARGYYAAITNEQRTYAEVVGSSSRVRQQRKRGKCGGNARPSQQQQQPRQQQPRQQWPALQQQQQPRQQQQPRQQQAT, from the exons ATGTCGTCGGGGCTGGGAGATGACGCCCACCTCCCGGCGACACGCGTTTTGCGCCCTCGGACGAGAGCGTCGTCGGTAGTATCATCCCAGGAGGAACGGATGACGCGTAAACCGACAGAAACGTCCATTGAATGTTCGCTGGGGGAGGAGAACATGTGCATCTCCAGCGAGGATGAAGAGTGTTTGGACGATTTGAACACGACGGTCGTCCCCAGGGTAATCGTGGAGAGGCTTCAGCTGCCCAGGGATGAGAAGGAGCCTGCATCGTCGGACACAGTAGCGGCACTGCTGCGGCAACTGAAGAGCCGCGACGAGCAGGTGGCAGTTATGCAGGCGAACCTCGACCGTCTGTCTTCGCAAATTGCGCAGCTCATAGGAGAGCTATCCAGCACGCGCAAGGAGCTGGAGCTGTACCGACAGGGTACGCAGACGGTTGCGTCGATGCAGTCGGTGGAAGGCAGTAGCGCTCGTGGCTACTACGCTGCCATCACCAACGAGCAGCGGACGTATGCCGAAGTGGTGGGCAGCAGCTCGAGGGTGCGCCAGCAGCGCAAGCGTGGGAAGTGCGGAGGAAACGCGCGGccatcacagcagcagcagcagccacgtCAGCAGCAGCCCCGGCAGCAATGGCCtgcattgcagcagcagcagcagccgcgacagcagcagcagccacgaCAGcaaca GGCCACctga